The following proteins are co-located in the Vigna unguiculata cultivar IT97K-499-35 chromosome 9, ASM411807v1, whole genome shotgun sequence genome:
- the LOC114162238 gene encoding probable pectinesterase/pectinesterase inhibitor 12 yields the protein MAHSSRKLVFLLLAIFYSHTCSATSSNASATLHSNLSSLRSFCTTTPYPEVCFDSLKLSISINISPNIISYLLQSLQVAISEATKLSNIFHNVGHSNIIEKQRGAVQDCRELHQSTLASLKRSLSGIRSSNSMSIVDARAYLSAALTNKNTCLEGLDSASGTMKPALVKSVINTYKHVSNSLSVLPKPETGTPTGQKNKQPLMNAPKWLSSRKQGTFQDREEYNPNEVLVVAADGTGNFSTITEAINFAPNNSMDRTVIYVKEGIYEENVEIPSYKTNIVMLGDGSDVTVITGNRSVGDGWTTFRSATLAVSGDGFLARDIAIENSAGPEKHQAVALRVNADLTAFYRCAIYGYQDTLYVHSFRQFYRECDIYGTIDFIFGNAAVIFQDCNIISRKPLPGQFTVITAQSRDSPDEDTGISIQNCSIIATLDLYSNSSSFKSFLGRPWRVYSRTVYLESYIDNFIDPKGWTKWSGEQPLDTLYYGEYDNYGPGSTIDNRVQWLGFHLMDYGDAYNFTVSQFINGDGWLDTTLVPYDNGI from the exons ATGGCTCATTCATCTCGTAAACTCGTCTTTCTTCTGCTTGCAATCTTCTACTCACACACTTGTTCTGCCACCTCCTCCAATGCTTCCGCAACACTTCACTCCAATCTCTCTTCCTTAAGATCTTTCTGCACAACCACTCCATATCCAGAAGTTTGTTTCGATTCATTGAAGCTATCCATCTCAATAAACATAAGTCCAAACATTATCAGCTACCTCCTTCAGTCCCTCCAAGTAGCAATATCTGAAGCCACAAAGCTCTCCAACATCTTCCACAACGTTGGACACTCAAACATCATAGAGAAGCAAAGAGGAGCGGTTCAGGACTGCAGAGAACTCCACCAATCCACATTGGCTTCTCTGAAAAGATCACTCTCAGGGATCCGTTCCTCCAACTCCATGAGCATAGTTGATGCAAGAGCCTACCTCAGTGCAGCTCTCACCAACAAGAACACATGCTTGGAAGGCCTAGATTCTGCTTCTGGCACCATGAAACCAGCTCTGGTGAAATCCGTGATCAACACTTACAAGCATGTCAGTAACTCTCTTTCTGTGCTACCGAAGCCTGAGACGGGGACTCCCACAGGCCAGAAGAATAAACAACCATTGATGAATGCTCCGAAGTGGTTATCAAGCCGAAAGCAAGGAACTTTTCAAGATAGGGAAGAATATAACCCAAATGAAGTGCTAGTCGTGGCTGCAGATGGAACTGGGAACTTTAGCACCATCACTGAAGCCATCAACTTTGCTCCGAACAACAGCATGGATAGGACAGTGATCTATGTCAAAGAAGGGATTTACGAGGAAAACGTTGAAATCCCAAGCTATAAGACCAACATTGTGATGCTCGGCGATGGAAGTGATGTCACTGTCATAACTGGTAACAGAAGCGTTGGTGATGGCTGGACCACTTTCAGATCTGCAACTCTAG CGGTTTCCGGTGATGGTTTTCTTGCACGTGACATTGCAATTGAGAACAGTGCAGGGCCTGAGAAGCACCAAGCAGTGGCCTTGAGGGTAAATGCAGACTTAACTGCATTTTACCGGTGTGCCATTTATGGCTACCAAGACACTTTATATGTTCACTCCTTTAGACAATTTTACAGAGAGTGCGACATTTATGGGACCATAGATTTCATATTTGGAAATGCAGCAGTGATTTTTCAAGACTGTAACATCATATCAAGAAAGCCATTGCCTGGGCAATTCACTGTGATCACTGCACAATCCAGAGATAGCCCAGATGAGGACACTGGCATCTCAATCCAGAACTGTTCAATCATAGCTACCCTTGATCTGTATTCCAACTCTAGCAGTTTCAAGAGCTTCCTTGGGAGGCCATGGAGGGTCTATTCTCGCACTGTTTACCTCGAGTCTTACATTGATAACTTCATTGATCCAAAGGGTTGGACAAAGTGGTCTGGTGAACAACCTTTGGACACATTGTACTATGGAGAATATGACAACTATGGACCTGGTTCCACCATAGATAATCGTGTGCAATGGTTGGGCTTCCATTTGATGGATTATGGTGATGCATATAATTTCACAGTTTCGCAGTTCATCAATGGAGATGGTTGGCTTGATACTACTTTGGTACCTTATGATAACGGGATTTGA